The Halorhabdus sp. BNX81 genome includes a region encoding these proteins:
- a CDS encoding NfeD family protein translates to MVSVLGADLSLILLLVGALLVIGEAFVPGAHFIVLGIALLVAGLVGLALPSSLGILSVVIMAGLVLGVGSIALYAYRQFDFYGGKGAGQTSDSDSLKGKTGHVTERVTGTGGEVKLDSGGFNPHYQARAFDDEIPEGEEIIVVDPGGGNVLTVESMAVLSSDDIEAELERGREAGEQSQATDSGSSTREAGDESVNEPTGELDRETESA, encoded by the coding sequence ATGGTATCGGTCCTGGGCGCAGACCTCTCGCTAATATTGCTGTTGGTAGGAGCGCTACTGGTCATTGGGGAAGCGTTCGTCCCGGGGGCACACTTCATCGTCCTCGGGATCGCGCTGCTGGTCGCCGGCCTCGTTGGCCTCGCCCTTCCGTCGTCGCTCGGGATCCTCTCGGTCGTGATCATGGCCGGGTTGGTGTTGGGTGTCGGGAGTATTGCGCTGTATGCCTACCGTCAATTCGACTTCTACGGCGGGAAAGGGGCCGGCCAGACGAGCGATTCTGACTCGCTCAAGGGGAAAACAGGTCATGTGACCGAGCGCGTCACCGGCACGGGCGGCGAGGTCAAACTCGACAGCGGTGGGTTCAACCCGCACTATCAGGCCCGGGCGTTCGACGACGAGATCCCGGAAGGCGAAGAGATCATCGTCGTCGATCCGGGTGGCGGCAACGTCCTTACGGTCGAATCGATGGCCGTGCTGAGTTCCGACGATATTGAGGCGGAACTCGAACGGGGCCGCGAGGCGGGCGAGCAGTCACAGGCGACGGACTCGGGCTCGTCGACACGGGAGGCTGGAGACGAATCCGTAAACGAACCGACGGGCGAACTCGACCGCGAAACCGAATCCGCGTAA
- the metG gene encoding methionine--tRNA ligase translates to MSHDAFPTENPAVVTCGLPYANGDLHIGHLRTYVGGDVLTRSLEKLGQQTAFVSGSDMHGTPIAVQAIQDDIDPEAFALEYHEQYEETFPQFDIDFDNYGHTHQETNRELTHEIVETLEAEGYIDEQEIKVAWDPQDDQPLPDRYVVGTCPYCGETARGDECDEGCGRHLEPGEIEDPVSKISGNPAEYRERTHKFFTVSKLAEYLSEFLDRLEGTANAKNQPRQWIEEGLQDWCITRDMDWGFDYPEVDDAGEDTVDDLVLYVWVDAPIEYIASTKQYTDRVSPETYDWEGAWKADEPAGPDSGEIIHVIGRDIIQHHTIFWPAMLHVADYNEPRAVVASGFMSLDGDAFSTSRNRAIWAREYLDEGFHPDLLRYYLTTVGGFQDDIDFSWDRFRERVNGELVGTVGNFAYRSLLFADRNYGGTPDVELSPEVEDRIEAAIDDFEAGVNDYSIRTATQAGVELARFGNEYIQRHEPWNLDDDDAAPVIRDCVQIAKAVAVLLQPTTPDTSRRLWEQLDEDGSIADVTLDAALEAPPAEFDEPTELFEKIPDERVEALNEKLETRVAEATDGEAEDDAETESDDGDGAEPTGMDLEPLAEERIGFDDFQELDIRVGEIVEADPIEDSDDLVRLEVDIGLETRQVVAGIKQLHDVESLPETRVVLLANMEKAELFGYESNGMVLAAGEEADLLRTHEDAPLGSKIR, encoded by the coding sequence ATGAGCCACGACGCGTTCCCCACCGAGAATCCCGCAGTGGTGACCTGCGGGTTGCCATACGCCAACGGCGACCTGCACATCGGCCACCTGCGAACCTACGTCGGCGGCGACGTCCTGACCCGTTCCCTGGAGAAACTCGGCCAGCAGACGGCCTTCGTCTCCGGGTCGGACATGCACGGGACCCCGATCGCCGTCCAGGCGATTCAGGACGATATCGACCCCGAAGCGTTCGCTCTGGAGTACCACGAACAGTACGAGGAGACGTTCCCGCAGTTCGATATCGACTTCGACAACTACGGGCACACCCACCAGGAAACAAATCGGGAATTGACCCACGAGATCGTCGAAACCCTGGAGGCGGAAGGCTACATCGACGAGCAGGAGATCAAGGTCGCCTGGGACCCCCAGGACGACCAGCCGCTGCCCGATCGGTACGTCGTCGGGACCTGTCCCTACTGCGGCGAGACCGCCCGCGGTGACGAGTGCGACGAGGGCTGTGGGCGTCACCTCGAACCCGGCGAGATCGAGGATCCCGTCTCGAAGATCTCGGGCAACCCCGCGGAGTACCGCGAGCGTACCCACAAATTCTTCACGGTCTCGAAACTCGCGGAGTACCTCTCGGAATTCCTCGACCGCCTCGAGGGAACCGCCAACGCGAAAAATCAGCCCCGCCAGTGGATCGAGGAGGGCCTACAGGACTGGTGTATCACCCGCGATATGGACTGGGGCTTCGACTATCCGGAGGTTGACGACGCAGGTGAGGACACTGTCGACGACCTCGTCCTGTACGTCTGGGTCGACGCGCCCATCGAGTACATCGCCTCGACGAAGCAGTACACCGATCGAGTGAGTCCCGAGACCTACGACTGGGAGGGGGCCTGGAAGGCCGACGAGCCGGCCGGCCCCGATAGCGGGGAGATCATCCACGTCATCGGGCGGGACATCATCCAACACCACACCATCTTCTGGCCCGCCATGCTCCACGTCGCCGACTACAACGAGCCACGCGCCGTCGTCGCCAGCGGGTTCATGAGTCTGGACGGCGACGCCTTCTCGACGAGTCGCAATCGCGCGATCTGGGCGCGGGAGTACCTCGATGAGGGCTTCCATCCGGACCTCCTGCGGTACTACCTGACGACCGTCGGCGGCTTCCAGGACGACATCGACTTCTCGTGGGATCGCTTCCGCGAGCGGGTCAACGGCGAACTCGTCGGCACGGTCGGTAACTTCGCCTATCGGTCGCTGCTCTTTGCCGACCGCAACTACGGTGGTACGCCCGATGTCGAACTCTCTCCGGAAGTCGAGGATCGCATCGAGGCAGCCATCGACGATTTCGAGGCGGGCGTCAACGACTACTCGATCCGGACGGCCACCCAGGCGGGGGTTGAACTCGCCCGCTTTGGCAACGAGTACATCCAGCGCCACGAGCCCTGGAATCTGGACGACGACGATGCCGCGCCGGTCATCCGTGACTGCGTCCAGATCGCCAAGGCCGTCGCCGTCTTGCTCCAGCCGACCACCCCTGACACGTCCCGACGCCTCTGGGAACAACTCGACGAGGACGGGTCGATCGCGGACGTGACCCTCGACGCCGCACTCGAAGCGCCACCTGCCGAGTTCGACGAACCGACGGAACTGTTCGAGAAAATCCCCGACGAGCGCGTCGAAGCACTCAACGAGAAGCTCGAAACCCGCGTCGCGGAAGCGACCGACGGCGAGGCCGAAGACGACGCGGAAACCGAAAGCGACGACGGCGACGGGGCCGAACCGACTGGCATGGATCTCGAACCACTCGCCGAGGAACGGATCGGCTTCGATGACTTCCAGGAACTCGACATTCGCGTCGGCGAGATCGTCGAGGCCGACCCCATCGAGGACAGCGACGATCTCGTCCGGCTAGAAGTCGACATCGGGCTCGAAACTCGCCAGGTCGTCGCGGGGATCAAGCAACTCCACGACGTCGAGTCCCTCCCCGAAACCCGTGTCGTCCTGCTCGCGAACATGGAAAAGGCCGAACTGTTCGGCTACGAGTCAAACGGGATGGTGCTGGCTGCCGGCGAGGAGGCCGACCTGCTGAGAACCCACGAGGACGCGCCGCTCGGATCGAAAATTCGGTAG
- a CDS encoding SPFH domain-containing protein: MLSSIPLQLGGAELFPIVALVLLAIAVVTVWQMVVITDATEKKALTVLGEYRKLLEPGIAFVPPFVSATHTFDMRTQTLDVPRQEAITRDNSPVTADAVVYIKVMDAKKAYLEVDNYKRAVSNLAQTTLRAVLGDMELDDTLNKRQEINAKIRKELDEPTDEWGIRVESVEVREVNPSKDVQQAMEQQTSAERRRRAMILEAQGERRSAVEEAQGEKQSNIIRAQGEKQSQILEAQGDAISTVLRAKSAEAMGERAVIERGMETLEEIGKGESTKFVLPQELTSLVGRYGKHLTGSDVQTDGESTLEGLDFDDETREMLGLDDIEKILGQIDQEAEVDVEEMEEQAQAVKSGKETADIKDPDEVIEEMDNEFNTDEES; this comes from the coding sequence ATGTTATCAAGTATCCCGCTACAATTGGGGGGTGCGGAACTGTTCCCCATTGTCGCCCTGGTACTGCTGGCAATTGCTGTGGTGACCGTCTGGCAAATGGTGGTCATCACCGATGCCACGGAGAAGAAGGCCCTCACGGTACTCGGGGAGTACCGGAAGCTGCTGGAACCCGGGATCGCGTTCGTCCCGCCGTTCGTCTCGGCGACCCACACGTTCGACATGCGGACACAGACGTTGGACGTGCCACGACAGGAGGCGATCACGCGTGACAACTCGCCGGTGACCGCCGACGCCGTCGTCTACATCAAGGTGATGGACGCAAAGAAGGCCTACCTCGAAGTCGACAACTACAAGCGCGCCGTCTCGAACCTCGCACAGACGACACTCCGTGCGGTGCTTGGCGACATGGAACTCGACGACACGCTCAACAAGCGCCAGGAGATCAACGCCAAGATCCGCAAGGAACTCGACGAACCCACCGACGAGTGGGGGATTCGCGTCGAGAGTGTGGAAGTCCGGGAGGTCAACCCGAGCAAAGACGTCCAACAGGCCATGGAGCAACAGACCTCCGCCGAGCGCCGCCGGCGTGCCATGATCCTCGAGGCGCAGGGTGAGCGTCGTTCCGCCGTCGAGGAGGCCCAGGGTGAGAAGCAATCGAACATCATCCGCGCCCAGGGTGAAAAGCAGAGCCAGATCCTCGAAGCACAGGGTGACGCCATCTCGACCGTGTTGCGCGCCAAATCCGCCGAAGCGATGGGCGAGCGCGCAGTCATCGAGCGTGGCATGGAGACCTTAGAGGAGATCGGCAAGGGCGAGTCGACGAAGTTCGTCCTGCCCCAGGAGCTGACGTCGCTCGTCGGCCGGTACGGCAAGCACCTCACCGGCAGCGACGTCCAGACGGACGGCGAATCGACCCTCGAAGGCCTCGACTTCGACGACGAGACCCGCGAGATGCTCGGCCTCGACGACATCGAGAAGATCCTCGGCCAGATCGACCAGGAGGCCGAGGTCGACGTCGAAGAAATGGAAGAGCAGGCACAGGCGGTCAAATCCGGCAAAGAAACGGCCGACATCAAAGATCCGGACGAGGTCATCGAGGAGATGGACAACGAGTTCAATACCGACGAGGAGTCCTGA
- a CDS encoding LiaF domain-containing protein — MNRRNLTNQFVLGAIMIVVGVTLLVETTDTYDASILLQYVPSLFVLLGVYALISSDFRNLFGPIVVVAVAGAWQLVALDYVAAEQVTQLWPLLLVAVGISIIAGHFRGDSRVITDTYISSVGVFGGSGQRTTTAAFAGADLTALFGGVELDLREANIEDRPATINATAMFGGCEIAVPPAWNVRMDILPIFGGAEDERKRHERDHDEVDLVVTGFVAFGGVSVTD, encoded by the coding sequence ATGAACCGTCGAAATCTGACGAATCAGTTCGTTCTCGGGGCGATCATGATCGTCGTCGGCGTGACGTTGCTCGTCGAGACCACCGACACCTACGACGCGTCGATACTGCTACAGTACGTCCCCTCGTTGTTCGTCCTCCTGGGGGTGTACGCCCTGATCAGCAGCGACTTTCGGAACCTCTTCGGGCCGATCGTGGTCGTCGCCGTGGCCGGGGCCTGGCAACTGGTCGCCCTGGATTACGTCGCGGCCGAGCAGGTCACGCAGCTCTGGCCGTTGCTCCTCGTAGCCGTCGGCATCTCGATCATCGCCGGTCACTTCCGGGGGGATTCGCGGGTGATCACCGACACCTACATCAGCTCGGTCGGGGTCTTCGGGGGCAGTGGGCAACGCACGACTACGGCGGCGTTTGCGGGCGCGGACCTGACGGCGCTGTTCGGCGGCGTCGAACTCGACCTCCGGGAGGCGAACATCGAGGATCGACCGGCGACGATCAACGCGACCGCCATGTTCGGTGGCTGTGAGATCGCCGTCCCGCCGGCGTGGAACGTTCGGATGGACATCCTGCCGATCTTCGGCGGGGCCGAAGACGAGCGGAAACGTCACGAACGTGACCACGACGAGGTTGATCTCGTCGTGACGGGCTTTGTGGCGTTCGGGGGCGTCAGCGTCACGGATTGA
- a CDS encoding MMPL family transporter: MSLTDRVVDAITDHTKAAIAVMLVVTVLVGAGAAQVDQTSSLDQFQSDTPEAADLDYIDQNFSTGAENTTTAQIIVRGENVLSNETLIETVEYQQALRNNATVGPTLAEGSPTTGIANAIATAAIQRERGAELQATLAEFRQLNATVQEQRTQLQEQRAALQANRTEFNQTREAVATRAAQLNATAQSLRTALTTLREDPSASVRDRFDAVAQNAPVTLNETHYATFRTAAQDLRNATDQESIQSAYELGTQGVLAAEYQTLQTRQQSLEAWGQALQERGAALQEQGASLREQGERLEELGATLQEQRAALENVSGITLDEQITQLASMNTTELESTIELVLGDGENGGGNGALGLMSSEYEQGSTTAEATMLLVTQRTDSAVAPGGTVSDRIVDSQLAMQDLGGDFDEEYLVFGSGLITDEINRSMSDSMLIVGPLALIFVLAALAIGYRDILDILLGLFGIGAVLIWTFGFMGWADISFNQIFIAVPVLLIGLSIDYAIHIFMRHRERRNDADRGPREAMRVALGGVGVALTLVTATTVIGFLSNLTSPVPPIQDFGIVSSVGIVAALLVFGVLIPALKVELDEVLEGFGIDRRKRAIGTGGGRLSQLLKVGSIGARKIPYVIIVLAVLLSVGGAYAGTQVDTSFAQEDFLAEDPPGWMEDLPEPFKPGEYTAKNNLQYVNERFVREDSQAQLLIRDDVATADGTEQLAEARGTIAEKDVTQKLPGGQPDVRSPLSVIETVAAQNETFNATLSAADTDNDRVPDENVAGVYDTLYDVAPQQAQSVLYRDDGEYAAARIVVTIQGTASSTDVTDQMRSVADSLSENGLEASATGQTIIFEIVQNQLLETVIQSLLITLVAVFAFLMVVYRISDGSATLGFVTLLPVVLSVAWILGTMYAFGIPFNVMTGMITSLTVGLGVAYSIHLSERYNQELEETGSVFEALDRAVTGTGGALLGSAATTVGGFGVLVFAILPPLQQFGLITGLTIIYAFLASVLVLPSLLVVWTRLFGPEDAFGGGGDSDDDTTDIETAEPTDAPGPSVERDLAPSHVAPGGEVAVTLSIDNPPERLAIRERLAGTELALYGTSPDPTEFATQGSTLFLAFEDVDGRIVVEYDATVPADTAGGTTLPIDGAVFVDGDDIAIEGADSVAVVTDVLERVLAEGQVTDNDLRLAADHFATGQLSDDEFERVCQLWVADQN; encoded by the coding sequence ATGAGCCTGACCGACAGGGTCGTCGACGCGATCACCGATCATACGAAAGCAGCGATCGCGGTGATGCTCGTCGTGACAGTCCTCGTCGGCGCGGGGGCCGCTCAGGTGGACCAGACGTCGTCGCTCGATCAGTTCCAGTCGGACACACCCGAAGCAGCGGACCTGGATTATATCGACCAGAACTTCTCGACTGGGGCTGAAAACACGACCACGGCACAGATTATCGTTCGTGGGGAGAACGTCCTCAGCAACGAGACGTTGATCGAGACGGTAGAATACCAACAAGCCCTCAGGAACAACGCGACTGTCGGGCCCACCTTGGCCGAAGGGTCACCCACAACCGGTATCGCCAACGCGATCGCAACGGCCGCGATCCAGCGCGAACGAGGGGCCGAGTTGCAGGCCACGCTCGCGGAGTTCCGGCAGCTGAACGCGACCGTCCAGGAGCAACGGACCCAGCTACAGGAACAACGCGCTGCGCTCCAGGCGAATCGAACTGAATTCAACCAAACGCGGGAGGCGGTCGCGACGCGAGCGGCCCAGCTGAACGCGACGGCCCAGAGCCTCCGGACCGCCCTCACTACACTCCGTGAGGACCCATCGGCGAGTGTTCGGGACCGGTTCGACGCGGTGGCCCAGAATGCGCCAGTGACGTTGAACGAAACCCACTACGCGACGTTCCGGACAGCCGCTCAGGATCTCCGGAACGCGACCGACCAGGAGTCGATCCAGTCGGCGTACGAACTCGGCACGCAGGGGGTCCTCGCCGCGGAGTACCAGACCCTTCAAACTCGCCAACAGTCCCTCGAAGCGTGGGGCCAGGCCCTCCAGGAACGGGGCGCTGCCCTCCAAGAGCAGGGAGCGTCACTTCGCGAGCAGGGTGAACGCCTCGAAGAACTCGGCGCGACCCTCCAGGAGCAGCGTGCAGCCCTCGAGAACGTCTCCGGGATCACACTCGACGAGCAGATCACCCAACTTGCGTCGATGAACACCACCGAGCTCGAATCGACGATCGAACTCGTGCTCGGCGACGGCGAAAACGGTGGCGGGAACGGCGCCCTGGGGCTGATGTCCAGCGAGTACGAGCAGGGATCGACGACCGCCGAGGCGACGATGCTGCTGGTCACCCAGCGGACCGACAGCGCTGTCGCGCCCGGCGGGACTGTCTCCGACCGGATCGTCGACTCCCAGCTTGCGATGCAGGACCTCGGTGGGGACTTCGACGAGGAGTATCTGGTCTTCGGGAGCGGGTTGATCACCGACGAGATCAACCGCTCGATGAGCGACAGCATGCTGATCGTCGGCCCGCTCGCGCTGATCTTCGTTCTGGCAGCGCTGGCGATCGGGTACCGTGACATTCTCGATATCCTGCTTGGCCTGTTCGGTATCGGTGCGGTCCTGATCTGGACGTTCGGGTTCATGGGCTGGGCCGACATCAGCTTCAACCAGATCTTCATCGCCGTGCCCGTACTGTTGATCGGGCTCTCGATCGACTACGCGATCCACATCTTCATGCGCCATCGCGAGCGACGCAACGACGCGGACCGCGGTCCACGCGAGGCGATGCGGGTCGCATTGGGTGGCGTCGGCGTCGCGCTCACGCTGGTGACCGCGACGACAGTCATCGGCTTCCTCTCGAACCTGACGAGCCCGGTCCCCCCGATTCAGGACTTCGGTATCGTGAGCTCCGTCGGAATCGTGGCTGCGCTGTTGGTCTTTGGCGTCCTGATTCCGGCGCTCAAAGTCGAACTCGACGAGGTTCTCGAAGGCTTCGGCATCGACCGCCGCAAGCGAGCGATCGGAACCGGTGGCGGCCGACTCAGCCAGCTACTCAAAGTCGGATCGATCGGCGCACGGAAGATCCCCTACGTGATCATCGTCCTCGCCGTGTTGCTCTCGGTCGGCGGTGCCTACGCAGGAACACAGGTCGACACGAGCTTTGCTCAGGAAGACTTCCTCGCCGAGGATCCACCGGGATGGATGGAAGACCTCCCGGAGCCGTTCAAACCCGGCGAATACACCGCGAAGAACAACCTCCAGTACGTCAACGAGCGGTTCGTCCGGGAGGACTCACAGGCCCAATTGCTGATACGCGATGATGTCGCGACAGCCGACGGGACTGAACAGCTGGCCGAGGCACGAGGGACGATCGCGGAGAAGGACGTCACGCAGAAACTCCCCGGCGGTCAACCCGACGTGCGGTCACCCCTGTCGGTAATAGAAACCGTTGCCGCCCAAAACGAGACGTTCAATGCGACGTTATCCGCTGCGGACACCGACAATGACCGCGTTCCGGACGAGAACGTCGCCGGCGTCTACGATACGCTCTATGACGTCGCACCCCAGCAGGCCCAGTCAGTCCTCTATCGGGACGACGGGGAGTACGCGGCTGCCCGGATCGTCGTGACGATCCAGGGGACTGCATCGAGTACTGACGTAACCGACCAGATGCGGTCGGTCGCCGATTCGCTCTCGGAAAACGGCCTCGAAGCGTCCGCCACCGGCCAGACGATCATCTTCGAGATCGTCCAGAATCAGCTCCTGGAGACGGTGATCCAGAGTCTGTTGATCACGCTCGTGGCCGTCTTCGCGTTCCTGATGGTCGTCTATCGGATCAGTGATGGCAGTGCGACCCTCGGGTTCGTGACGCTGCTGCCGGTCGTCCTCAGCGTGGCGTGGATCCTGGGGACGATGTACGCCTTCGGCATCCCTTTCAACGTGATGACGGGGATGATCACGAGCCTGACTGTCGGGCTCGGGGTCGCCTACAGTATCCACCTCAGCGAACGATACAACCAGGAGCTCGAAGAGACCGGTTCGGTCTTCGAAGCCCTCGACCGGGCAGTCACCGGGACCGGCGGGGCACTGCTGGGTAGTGCCGCGACGACGGTCGGTGGGTTCGGCGTGCTCGTGTTCGCCATCCTGCCGCCGCTCCAGCAGTTCGGGCTGATCACCGGCCTGACGATCATCTATGCGTTCCTCGCGAGCGTGCTCGTCCTCCCGAGCCTGCTGGTCGTCTGGACGCGCCTCTTTGGCCCCGAAGACGCGTTCGGGGGCGGCGGAGACTCCGACGATGACACAACCGATATCGAGACCGCGGAACCGACGGATGCCCCAGGACCGAGCGTCGAACGCGATCTCGCGCCCAGCCACGTGGCTCCGGGTGGCGAGGTGGCAGTGACGCTTTCGATCGACAACCCACCGGAACGACTTGCGATCAGAGAACGGCTGGCCGGTACCGAGCTGGCACTGTACGGGACAAGCCCCGATCCGACGGAGTTTGCGACCCAGGGATCGACGTTGTTTCTGGCCTTCGAGGACGTCGACGGCCGCATCGTCGTCGAATACGACGCGACAGTGCCGGCGGATACCGCCGGCGGCACGACTCTGCCGATCGACGGTGCCGTCTTCGTCGACGGTGACGACATCGCGATCGAGGGGGCGGATTCGGTTGCGGTCGTCACCGATGTCCTCGAGCGCGTCCTGGCCGAGGGACAGGTCACCGACAACGATCTGCGACTGGCGGCCGATCACTTCGCGACAGGACAACTCTCCGACGACGAGTTCGAGCGCGTCTGTCAACTGTGGGTAGCGGACCAAAACTGA
- a CDS encoding ArsR family transcriptional regulator, which translates to MAGDGVDESKRATLRRFAALGAASPLVRLADSGSDSTAPGAIVGYLSTTPGAHFSKLRDDLQLGTGETQHHLRALLQDNTIESQRDGEYRRFFPADRFSEFERTALGYLRRDTSRGMIIELLRDPSATANELAERLDVSNPTVSKHATQLEEAGLLTREDGYALRHPETLLMLVVRYAESFGEDAIVFAAEADEYVAYDG; encoded by the coding sequence ATGGCTGGGGATGGTGTCGACGAGAGCAAGCGCGCGACGCTCCGTCGGTTCGCCGCACTGGGGGCCGCCAGTCCACTCGTTCGACTGGCGGATTCGGGGAGTGACAGCACCGCCCCGGGAGCGATCGTCGGGTACCTGTCGACGACGCCGGGGGCACATTTCTCGAAGCTTCGTGACGATCTCCAACTCGGGACCGGCGAGACACAACATCACCTTCGCGCGCTGCTACAGGACAACACGATCGAAAGTCAACGCGACGGTGAATATCGACGGTTCTTCCCGGCGGATCGTTTCAGCGAGTTCGAACGGACGGCACTCGGCTATCTCCGTCGGGATACCTCCCGAGGGATGATCATCGAACTGCTCCGGGATCCGAGTGCCACCGCGAACGAACTCGCCGAACGGCTGGATGTCTCGAACCCGACCGTCAGCAAACACGCGACACAGCTAGAGGAAGCCGGCCTGCTGACACGCGAGGACGGGTACGCGCTTCGCCACCCCGAGACGCTATTGATGCTGGTCGTCAGATACGCCGAATCATTCGGCGAGGACGCCATCGTCTTTGCCGCCGAAGCTGACGAGTACGTCGCCTACGACGGTTGA
- a CDS encoding TetR/AcrR family transcriptional regulator: MTGWFETTDSTDEEIMAATYRALCAHGYAGTTISRIGEEFEKSQSLLYYHYDDKDDLLADFLAYLLDRLEADLQDTEMTEPRQRLTALFEKLAPSDPDEAQRQFFQALLEMRAQTPHNPAYRDQFERSDALIVAELTETIEAGIEQGTFVEVDADRTAAFLYSTLYGTLDRCVTLGEWELFDQTRRELDRYVETTLLADVAED, encoded by the coding sequence GTGACCGGGTGGTTCGAGACGACGGACTCGACCGACGAGGAGATCATGGCGGCGACCTATCGAGCACTGTGTGCCCACGGGTACGCCGGGACAACCATCTCCAGAATCGGCGAGGAGTTCGAGAAGAGTCAGTCGCTGCTGTACTATCATTACGACGACAAGGACGATCTCCTGGCGGACTTTCTGGCCTATTTACTCGATCGACTCGAGGCCGATCTGCAGGACACCGAGATGACAGAACCCCGACAGCGACTGACCGCGCTCTTCGAGAAACTCGCCCCGTCCGATCCGGACGAGGCACAGCGACAGTTCTTCCAGGCGCTGCTCGAGATGCGCGCCCAGACGCCGCACAACCCGGCATATCGGGATCAATTCGAACGCTCGGACGCGCTCATCGTCGCCGAGCTCACCGAGACGATCGAGGCCGGTATCGAACAAGGAACCTTTGTCGAAGTCGATGCCGATCGGACGGCTGCTTTCCTCTATTCGACACTGTACGGCACGCTCGATCGGTGTGTCACGCTGGGCGAGTGGGAACTGTTCGACCAGACTCGTCGCGAACTCGACCGGTACGTCGAGACGACGCTTTTGGCTGATGTCGCCGAGGACTAA
- the glmU gene encoding bifunctional sugar-1-phosphate nucleotidylyltransferase/acetyltransferase: MQTVILAAGQGTRMGPLTESTPKPMLPVAGRPLVAHVADAAVEAGASELVVVVGYEAEAVRSFFGETYRDVPVTFAVQETQAGTADAVRAARPELDGAFAVLNGDNLYDPGAIEQLFDNAPSLATYEVADPSNYGVVSVTDGIVTDIVEKPADPPTNLANTGAYVFPEAAIDWLDVPESQRGEYEITDVVSRVIDEHEVTPVTLSRWRDVGRPWELLEANETLLAELDGDVQGTVSEDADLRGTVVVEDGATIEPGVVIEGPVYVGAGASVGPNTYLRGATYLGENVHVGNGVEIKNSVIRSGTNVPHLSYVGDSVLGQDVNFGAGTNVANLRHDGDDVGLTVKGDRLSTGRRKFGVVVGDGVKTGINTSLEPGVTLSGGVRTEPGERVRRDR, translated from the coding sequence ATGCAAACTGTCATTCTTGCTGCCGGCCAGGGCACCCGAATGGGACCGCTGACGGAGTCGACGCCGAAACCGATGCTCCCCGTCGCCGGGCGGCCGCTCGTCGCCCACGTCGCGGACGCAGCCGTCGAGGCTGGCGCGTCGGAGCTGGTCGTCGTCGTGGGCTACGAGGCCGAGGCAGTTCGGTCGTTCTTCGGCGAGACGTATCGCGATGTGCCGGTCACGTTCGCCGTCCAGGAGACACAGGCGGGCACCGCCGACGCCGTCCGGGCCGCCCGCCCGGAACTCGACGGCGCGTTCGCGGTGTTGAACGGCGACAATCTCTACGATCCGGGGGCGATCGAACAGCTGTTCGACAACGCCCCCTCGCTGGCGACCTACGAGGTCGCCGATCCGTCGAACTACGGCGTCGTTTCCGTCACCGACGGCATCGTTACCGACATCGTCGAGAAACCCGCCGACCCGCCGACGAACCTCGCGAACACCGGTGCGTACGTCTTCCCGGAAGCGGCCATCGACTGGCTCGACGTTCCAGAGAGCCAGCGCGGCGAGTACGAAATCACTGACGTCGTTTCCCGCGTCATCGACGAACACGAAGTGACGCCGGTGACGCTTTCACGCTGGCGTGACGTCGGCCGTCCCTGGGAATTGCTTGAAGCCAACGAAACCCTCTTGGCTGAACTCGATGGCGACGTCCAGGGGACGGTCAGTGAGGACGCTGACCTCCGGGGGACCGTGGTCGTCGAGGACGGCGCAACGATCGAACCGGGCGTCGTGATCGAGGGGCCAGTGTACGTCGGTGCCGGCGCGTCGGTCGGCCCGAACACCTACCTCCGCGGGGCGACCTATCTCGGCGAGAACGTCCACGTCGGCAACGGCGTCGAGATCAAAAACAGCGTGATCCGGTCGGGGACGAACGTCCCGCATCTCTCCTACGTCGGCGACAGCGTCCTCGGCCAGGACGTGAACTTCGGGGCCGGAACGAACGTCGCGAACCTCCGCCACGACGGCGACGACGTTGGACTCACAGTCAAAGGCGATCGGCTCTCGACGGGACGGCGAAAGTTCGGTGTCGTTGTCGGCGACGGCGTCAAGACCGGTATCAACACGAGCCTCGAACCCGGTGTCACGCTTTCGGGCGGCGTGCGTACCGAACCCGGCGAGCGCGTGCGTCGCGATCGCTGA